A single window of Actinoallomurus bryophytorum DNA harbors:
- a CDS encoding ATP-binding protein, with protein MRRGGESMVERGRLKIYFGSAPGVGKTYAMLGEAVRRQDRGTDLVVGFAETYGRPRTAALLHGLEAVPLRQGEMDVDAVIARAPQVAFVDELAHTNAPVARNDKRWQDVEELLDAGIDVVSTVNVEHLESLADVAERITGLRRRETVPDEVVRRADQIELVDMSPESLRRRLAHGDIHPAGHVDAALSDYFRLGNLTALRELALLWVADRVDDALARYRDEKGITETWEARERVVVALTGGPEGDTLIRRAARIAARAGHGDLVAVHVAKAAGLADGSPEALARQRALIEGMGGSYHQVTGDDVPAALIEFAQAVNATQIVLGSSRRSRWQYVSGPGVGATVAGRSGDVDVHIVTHDYAGKGRGLRAVGRSSLGRRRLVAGWLLALFAPPALTGLLSIRGEGIGLPTELLFFLALTVGVALVGGLWPAIVAAVAGFLLLNWFFTPPLHTLTVAELENAFALLVFVAVAVAVATVVDLAARRSSQAARARSEATTLSLLATSVLRGEDALPELLERVRETFGLASVALLERTGGTWERVASAGTDPCGRPDDADVRVEVSDVLTLALRGRVLPAADRRVLSAFAYQAAAALDRQRLAEQARQARRLAEGNKIRTALLAAVSHDLRTPLASIKASVSSLRSDDVQWDPADEAELLATIEESADRLDRLVANLLDMSRLQTGVVNPLARQVSIDEVLQPSLANVPGDQVKIEVPENLPPIVADPGLLERSLANVVENAVRHGGAEPVRISARTVGGAVELRVTDRGPGVPDSSKSRMFEPFQRLGDRPRGDGVGLGLAVARGFAEAIGGDLQAEDTPGGGLTMIFTLPVEPGEGP; from the coding sequence ATGCGTAGAGGGGGTGAGTCGATGGTCGAGCGCGGCAGGCTCAAGATCTACTTCGGCTCGGCACCCGGAGTCGGCAAGACCTACGCGATGCTCGGTGAGGCGGTGCGGCGCCAGGACCGCGGCACCGACCTGGTCGTGGGCTTCGCCGAGACCTACGGCCGTCCCCGTACCGCCGCGCTGCTGCACGGCCTCGAGGCCGTGCCCCTGCGCCAGGGGGAGATGGACGTCGACGCGGTGATCGCGCGTGCGCCCCAGGTCGCCTTCGTCGACGAGCTCGCGCACACCAACGCGCCCGTGGCGCGCAACGACAAGCGCTGGCAGGACGTCGAGGAGCTCCTCGACGCGGGCATCGACGTCGTGTCCACGGTCAACGTCGAGCACCTGGAGTCGCTGGCCGACGTGGCCGAGCGCATCACGGGCCTGCGCCGCCGGGAGACGGTGCCCGACGAGGTCGTACGGCGAGCGGACCAGATCGAGCTGGTCGACATGTCACCGGAGTCGCTGCGCCGCCGCCTCGCGCACGGCGACATCCACCCGGCCGGCCACGTGGACGCGGCGCTGTCGGACTACTTCCGCCTGGGCAACCTCACCGCCCTGCGCGAACTGGCCCTGCTGTGGGTGGCCGATCGCGTGGACGACGCCCTCGCGCGCTACCGCGACGAGAAGGGCATCACCGAGACCTGGGAGGCGCGCGAGCGCGTCGTCGTCGCGCTGACCGGCGGGCCGGAGGGCGACACGCTCATCCGGCGCGCCGCGCGCATCGCGGCACGCGCCGGCCACGGCGACCTGGTGGCGGTGCACGTCGCCAAGGCGGCCGGCCTCGCCGACGGGTCGCCGGAGGCCCTGGCGCGCCAGCGCGCCCTCATCGAGGGCATGGGCGGCTCGTACCACCAGGTGACCGGCGACGACGTGCCGGCCGCGCTGATCGAGTTCGCGCAGGCGGTGAACGCCACGCAGATCGTGCTCGGGTCGAGCCGCCGCAGCCGCTGGCAGTACGTCTCCGGGCCGGGTGTCGGCGCGACCGTGGCGGGCCGTTCCGGCGACGTGGACGTGCACATCGTCACCCACGACTACGCGGGCAAGGGCCGCGGCCTGCGGGCCGTGGGCCGTTCGTCGCTCGGGCGCCGGCGGCTGGTGGCGGGCTGGCTGCTCGCGCTGTTCGCCCCGCCCGCGCTGACCGGGCTGCTGTCGATCCGCGGCGAGGGGATCGGGCTGCCGACCGAGCTGCTGTTCTTCCTCGCGCTGACCGTCGGCGTGGCCCTGGTCGGCGGCCTGTGGCCCGCGATCGTGGCGGCCGTGGCGGGGTTCCTGCTGCTCAACTGGTTCTTCACCCCGCCCCTGCACACGCTGACGGTGGCCGAGCTGGAGAACGCCTTCGCGCTGCTCGTCTTCGTCGCGGTGGCGGTCGCCGTGGCCACGGTGGTCGACCTCGCGGCCCGCCGCAGCTCGCAGGCGGCGCGTGCGCGTTCGGAGGCGACCACCCTCAGCCTGCTGGCGACGAGCGTGCTGCGTGGCGAGGACGCCCTGCCCGAGCTGCTCGAGCGCGTACGTGAGACGTTCGGGCTGGCCTCCGTCGCGCTGCTGGAGCGTACGGGCGGCACCTGGGAACGGGTCGCCTCCGCGGGAACGGATCCCTGCGGGCGGCCGGACGACGCCGATGTCCGGGTGGAGGTGAGCGACGTGCTGACACTGGCTCTGCGCGGCCGCGTCCTGCCCGCCGCCGACCGCCGGGTGCTGTCCGCCTTCGCCTACCAGGCCGCCGCGGCGCTGGACCGCCAGCGGCTCGCCGAGCAGGCCAGGCAGGCGCGGCGGCTCGCCGAGGGCAACAAGATCCGTACGGCCCTGCTCGCCGCCGTCTCCCACGATCTGCGCACCCCGCTGGCCTCGATCAAGGCGAGCGTCAGCAGCCTGCGCTCCGACGACGTCCAGTGGGACCCGGCGGACGAGGCCGAGCTGCTCGCCACCATCGAGGAGTCGGCCGACCGGCTGGACCGCCTGGTCGCCAACCTGCTCGACATGAGCCGCCTGCAGACCGGTGTCGTCAACCCGCTCGCCCGGCAGGTGTCGATCGACGAGGTGCTCCAGCCGTCGCTGGCGAACGTGCCGGGCGACCAGGTGAAGATCGAGGTACCCGAGAACCTCCCGCCGATCGTGGCCGACCCGGGACTGCTGGAGCGGTCGCTGGCCAACGTGGTCGAGAACGCCGTGCGCCACGGCGGCGCCGAGCCGGTACGGATCTCGGCGCGTACGGTCGGCGGAGCGGTCGAGCTGCGGGTCACCGACCGGGGGCCGGGCGTGCCGGACTCCTCCAAGAGCCGGATGTTCGAGCCGTTCCAGCGGCTCGGCGACCGCCCGCGCGGCGACGGCGTGGGCCTCGGCCTGGCGGTCGCGCGCGGCTTCGCCGAGGCGATCGGCGGCGACCTGCAGGCCGAGGACACTCCCGGAGGTGGGCTGACGATGATCTTTACGCTGCCGGTGGAACCCGGGGAGGGCCCGTGA